A stretch of Lathyrus oleraceus cultivar Zhongwan6 chromosome 6, CAAS_Psat_ZW6_1.0, whole genome shotgun sequence DNA encodes these proteins:
- the LOC127093136 gene encoding endoglucanase 13 produces MSLNNVFIFILVCCSYMIENVASSDYETALTKSLLFFEGQRSGVLPKNQRVNWRGDSALKDGQDVGMDLTGGYYDAGDNLKLGFPMAYTITMLSWSAIEFKDQLASKNELDNALYAIKWGTDYLIKAHPQPNVLYGENGDPDSDHQCWERPEDMETPRTSYKIDEQNPGSDLAAETAAALASASIAFQSVDSEYASTLVTHAQQLFDFANNHQGIYHNSIPPAAKIYSSSGFKDELLWAAAWLHRATNMKKYLDYIENSGDNGGVRSMFSWDDKYVGAQFLIAKLVLEGKVESSGIWAQYKANAEQFICSCAQKSDQNIQKTPGGLLWFLPWANIQYVTSATFAISTYSQYLSSNKASLQCSGGAVSPSDLASLVKSQVDYILGSNPQKMSYMVGYGSNYPKQIHHRGASIGSSVGCKDGFDKWFNKNAPNPNVLVGAVVSPDQNDGFSDNRNNYQLGEPTTTSVAPLVGVLAFLA; encoded by the exons ATGTCACTAAATaatgttttcattttcattcttGTTTGTTGTTCTTATATGATTGAAAATGTTGCTTCTAGTGATTATGAAACAGCACTTACAAAAAGTTTGTTGTTTTTTGAGGGTCAACGTTCAGGTGTGTTGCCTAAGAACCAAAGAGTGAACTGGAGAGGAGATTCTGCACTTAAAGATGGTCAAGATGTTGGG ATGGATCTAACGGGAGGATATTATGATGCTGGAGACAACTTGAAACTAGGATTTCCAATGGCATATACCATAACAATGTTATCATGGAGTGCAATTGAGTTTAAGGACCAACTTGCTAGTAAGAACGAGCTTGATAACGCATTATACGCTATAAAATGGGGAACAGATTATTTGATAAAAGCGCATCCACAACCGAATGTGTTGTATGGAGAAAATGGTGATCCTGATTCAGATCATCAATGTTGGGAAAGGCCAGAGGATATGGAAACACCAAGGACTTCTTATAAGATTGATGAACAAAATCCTGGTTCTGATCTTGCTGCGGAAACTGCTGCTGCTTTGGCTTCTGCTTCCATTGCTTTTCAATCCGTGGACTCAGAATATGCATCCACATTGGTTACTCATGCACAACAA CTTTTTGATTTTGCAAACAATCATCAAGGCATATACCATAATAGCATCCCTCCAGCAGCAAAAATATATTCCAGCAGTGGATTTAAG GATGAATTACTTTGGGCAGCAGCATGGCTTCACCGTGCCACAAACATGAAAAAATATCTTGATTACATTGAAAATTCTGGTGACAATGGTGGTGTGAGATCAATGTTTAGTTGGGATGACAAGTATGTTGGTGCACAATTTCTTATTGCAAAG CTTGTTTTAGAGGGAAAAGTAGAATCTTCAGGAATTTGGGCTCAATACAAAGCAAATGCAGAACAATTCATATGTTCATGTGCACAGAAATCAGACCAAAACATACAGAAAACACCAGGAGGTTTATTATGGTTTCTACCATGGGCTAATATCCAATATGTTACTTCTGCTACATTTGCAATATCCACTTACTCTCAATATTTGTCTTCAAATAAAGCGTCCCTCCAATGTAGTGGAGGTGCTGTTTCTCCTTCTGATCTCGCGTCTCTTGTTAAATCTCAAGTGGACTACATATTGGGTTCTAATCCACAGAAAATGAGTTACATGGTGGGTTATGGCTCAAATTATCCGAAGCAGATTCATCATAGAGGAGCATCAATTGGTTCGTCAGTTGGATGCAAAGATGGCTTTGATAAATGGTTCAATAAAAATGCACCAAATCCTAATGTATTGGTAGGTGCTGTGGTGAGTCCAGATCAAAATGATGGTTTTAGTGATAATAGGAATAATTATCAACTAGGAGAACCAACTACTACTTCTGTTGCACCTTTAGTTGGTGTTCTTGCTTTTCTAGCTTAA